A DNA window from Chloroflexota bacterium contains the following coding sequences:
- a CDS encoding polyprenol monophosphomannose synthase — protein sequence MKTMIIIPTYNEAENLSAMVEAIFTLDIPDLQILIVDDSSTDGTGEIAEKLVAIYPNRIHVIHRPAKLGLGTAYIAGFRFALEHDADRIIEMDADFSHSPAYLPTFLEKIQQYDVVVGSRYVPGGRVDANWNTWRRFLSWWANSLYARLILGLQVRDSTAGFKCFRRAVLEGLDLSKVRSQGYAFQIEMAYACQKKSYRVLEIPIVFNDRAKGQSKMSPWISLEAAWRVWQIKWRY from the coding sequence ATGAAGACTATGATCATCATACCGACATACAATGAAGCTGAGAATCTATCGGCCATGGTGGAGGCCATCTTCACCCTTGATATCCCTGACCTACAAATCCTGATTGTTGATGATAGCTCTACGGACGGCACCGGCGAGATTGCTGAAAAACTGGTGGCCATCTATCCAAACAGGATACACGTGATCCATCGGCCAGCCAAGCTGGGTCTTGGCACCGCTTATATCGCTGGCTTTCGTTTCGCTTTAGAGCACGACGCTGATCGCATCATCGAGATGGACGCTGACTTCTCCCACTCTCCGGCGTACCTCCCTACATTCCTGGAGAAGATCCAACAGTACGATGTGGTCGTGGGTTCACGTTATGTCCCCGGGGGTAGGGTGGATGCGAATTGGAACACCTGGCGCCGTTTCCTCAGTTGGTGGGCTAATAGCCTCTATGCACGTCTCATCCTAGGACTCCAGGTGCGCGATTCCACGGCTGGCTTCAAGTGCTTCCGTCGCGCAGTGCTAGAGGGACTCGATTTAAGCAAGGTCCGCTCACAGGGTTATGCCTTTCAGATAGAGATGGCTTACGCTTGCCAGAAGAAGAGCTACCGTGTTCTGGAGATCCCTATAGTGTTCAACGATCGGGCTAAAGGCCAATCTAAGATGTCGCCCTGGATAAGCCTGGAAGCAGCCTGGCGTGTCTGGCAGATTAAGTGGCGATATTAA
- a CDS encoding formate--tetrahydrofolate ligase, translated as MKPIIEIARGMGLTEDEIELYGKYKAKVSLDVLKRLEDKPNGKYIDVTAITPTPLGEGKTVTTIGLSMALNRIGKNVITTIRQPSLGPVFGIKGGAAGGGYSQVLPMEDFNLHLTGDTHAVALAHNLLAAFIDAHILHGNKLDIDPLSITWPRVVDVSDRALRRIITGLGGRDNGIPRETGFDIAVASEVMAILALTTDIFDLRQRLGRIVIGMTRDGKAVTAEDLKAAGAMTVLLKDAIKPNLLQTIEHTPCFVHAGPFANIAHGNNSILADMIALKLGDYVVTESGFGADCGAEKFMNIKCRYSGLRPNVVVIVASIRALKMHGGVAKVVAGKPLDESLKEENIPALIKGCENLEKQIENMRLFGVPVVVAINRFTTDTDAEIATVQRIAKAAGAEDAIPSEVWAKGGAGGIALAGAVVKAAERLSNFRFLYPLEASIKEKIETIATKIYGADGVDYAPLAEQKIALYTKLGYDKLPICMAKTHLSLSHDPNIKGRPRGFRVPIRDIRASVGAGFLYPLLGEMRTMPGLPSIPAGTFVDIDPETGRTVGLF; from the coding sequence ATGAAACCCATCATCGAGATAGCCAGGGGAATGGGGCTGACAGAAGACGAGATAGAGCTCTATGGTAAATATAAGGCTAAGGTTTCCCTAGACGTTCTGAAACGGTTAGAAGATAAGCCCAATGGCAAATATATTGATGTGACGGCCATTACCCCCACACCCCTGGGTGAAGGTAAGACAGTGACTACTATCGGATTATCCATGGCCCTTAACCGCATTGGGAAAAATGTTATCACTACCATTCGCCAACCCTCGTTGGGGCCTGTATTTGGGATCAAGGGTGGAGCCGCTGGTGGAGGCTACTCTCAGGTACTGCCCATGGAGGACTTCAACCTTCATCTTACCGGCGATACCCATGCCGTGGCCTTGGCCCACAACCTCTTGGCCGCTTTCATTGATGCCCATATCCTGCATGGTAACAAGTTAGACATCGATCCCCTGAGCATCACCTGGCCGCGTGTGGTGGATGTCAGCGATCGAGCCCTACGTCGTATCATTACTGGGTTAGGTGGCCGGGATAATGGGATCCCCAGGGAGACCGGCTTTGATATAGCTGTAGCCTCCGAAGTAATGGCCATCCTGGCTCTTACCACGGATATCTTCGATTTGCGCCAGAGGCTGGGACGTATCGTCATCGGCATGACGCGCGATGGTAAGGCGGTGACCGCAGAAGACCTGAAGGCAGCCGGGGCGATGACTGTCCTTCTCAAGGATGCGATCAAACCGAACCTGCTGCAAACGATCGAGCACACCCCCTGCTTCGTGCACGCTGGGCCGTTCGCCAATATCGCCCATGGCAACAATTCCATTTTGGCCGATATGATCGCCCTCAAGTTGGGTGATTATGTGGTCACAGAGAGTGGCTTTGGCGCCGACTGTGGGGCGGAAAAATTCATGAACATCAAATGCCGCTACAGTGGACTCCGTCCAAATGTCGTAGTGATTGTAGCCTCCATTCGAGCCCTGAAAATGCACGGTGGGGTGGCCAAAGTCGTGGCTGGTAAGCCGTTAGATGAATCGCTAAAAGAGGAGAACATTCCGGCTCTGATTAAAGGCTGCGAGAACCTGGAGAAACAGATCGAGAATATGCGCCTCTTTGGTGTTCCGGTAGTGGTAGCCATCAATAGATTCACAACAGATACGGATGCGGAGATAGCGACAGTGCAGCGCATAGCTAAGGCGGCCGGAGCCGAGGATGCCATTCCTAGCGAGGTCTGGGCCAAGGGAGGTGCTGGGGGTATAGCGTTGGCTGGGGCAGTGGTCAAGGCGGCTGAGAGGCTGAGCAACTTCCGTTTCTTATATCCATTGGAGGCCTCAATCAAAGAGAAAATTGAGACCATTGCCACCAAGATTTACGGTGCGGACGGAGTTGACTATGCCCCGTTAGCCGAGCAGAAGATCGCCCTGTATACAAAGCTTGGTTATGACAAATTACCCATCTGTATGGCTAAGACGCATCTCTCGCTCTCCCATGACCCGAACATCAAGGGGCGACCGCGCGGCTTCCGGGTGCCTATCAGAGATATACGCGCCTCCGTTGGGGCAGGTTTCTTGTATCCATTGCTTGGTGAGATGCGGACGATGCCTGGGTTGCCCTCCATTCCAGCTGGCACCTTTGTAGATATCGACCCTGAGACTGGTAGGACTGTAGGTCTATTCTAG
- a CDS encoding bifunctional 5,10-methylenetetrahydrofolate dehydrogenase/5,10-methenyltetrahydrofolate cyclohydrolase — protein sequence MEAKILDGKALAAIIKAEVETEVTQFKAKHGFVPGIAVIQVGGDPASERYVKQIARSFEGVGMGVRLCTLAEMVSEAESLGVIRQLNAEAEVSGIIIQLPLPKHLYQETLVAALSPLKDVDGVHPLNAGLLLMGSGDYFIPATPAGGMELLRRNGIEITGRHAVVVGRSNIVGKPMALLLLHQHATVTICHSRTPNLGEVTRTADILVAAVGKEQLIKQDMVKPGAVVIDFGVNVIEGKLVGDVDFDSVKEVAGAITPVPGGTGPMTNAALLRNTLQAARRQAGMEK from the coding sequence ATGGAAGCTAAGATTTTGGATGGCAAAGCATTGGCGGCTATAATTAAGGCTGAAGTTGAGACGGAGGTGACACAGTTCAAGGCGAAGCACGGCTTTGTCCCTGGCATAGCTGTCATCCAGGTCGGCGGTGATCCGGCCTCGGAGCGATACGTGAAGCAGATCGCTCGCTCTTTCGAGGGCGTGGGCATGGGGGTCCGACTCTGCACTCTGGCCGAGATGGTGAGCGAAGCGGAGTCCTTAGGGGTAATCAGACAGCTGAATGCTGAAGCTGAGGTCAGTGGTATCATCATTCAGCTGCCATTGCCCAAGCATCTTTATCAGGAAACATTGGTAGCCGCTCTTTCACCGTTAAAGGATGTGGACGGTGTCCATCCCCTCAATGCTGGCTTGTTGCTGATGGGCAGCGGGGACTACTTCATACCGGCTACGCCGGCCGGCGGGATGGAGCTGCTCAGGCGCAATGGTATAGAAATAACTGGGAGGCACGCTGTTGTCGTGGGACGAAGCAATATCGTTGGCAAGCCAATGGCCCTTCTCCTCCTCCATCAACACGCTACGGTCACTATCTGCCATTCCCGTACGCCGAATCTGGGTGAGGTCACCCGTACAGCCGATATCCTGGTGGCCGCCGTGGGTAAGGAGCAGCTCATCAAACAGGATATGGTGAAGCCAGGTGCGGTGGTCATAGACTTCGGCGTCAACGTCATTGAGGGGAAGTTGGTGGGAGATGTGGACTTTGATTCAGTCAAGGAAGTGGCTGGAGCTATCACTCCAGTACCCGGGGGTACTGGGCCGATGACGAACGCCGCGTTGTTGCGCAATACCTTGCAAGCAGCCCGGCGACAAGCTGGCATGGAGAAATAA
- a CDS encoding cyclodeaminase/cyclohydrolase family protein — protein sequence MLHYQGLLDQFLDQLASKEPVPGGGSVAALSGALGAALLSMVCNLTLGKEKYKEVESDINAILSRSETLRDELLKLLEADTQAYSKVAAAYRLPKATADEQVTRSAAIQRALREATDPPLQIARRCAEIVDLCLPAVEKGNVAAISDVGVGVLMAEAGLRGAALNVEINLRAIKDESFVHHTRNTLKGYLENRGARKEEVLKRVEARL from the coding sequence TTGCTACATTACCAAGGATTACTTGACCAGTTCCTGGATCAGTTAGCCTCAAAAGAGCCAGTTCCCGGTGGAGGGAGTGTTGCTGCCCTCAGCGGCGCCCTAGGGGCTGCCCTGCTCAGTATGGTCTGTAACCTCACCCTCGGCAAGGAGAAGTACAAAGAAGTCGAGTCTGACATAAATGCCATCCTCTCTCGATCCGAGACTCTAAGGGACGAACTACTGAAGTTGTTAGAAGCCGATACTCAAGCCTATAGCAAGGTAGCGGCTGCATATCGTCTCCCGAAGGCGACGGCGGATGAGCAAGTAACTCGATCAGCGGCCATTCAACGGGCTCTTAGAGAGGCTACTGACCCACCACTACAAATCGCCCGACGGTGCGCTGAGATCGTGGACCTCTGCCTCCCGGCGGTCGAGAAGGGAAATGTCGCCGCTATCAGCGACGTAGGTGTCGGTGTGCTTATGGCTGAGGCAGGTCTCAGAGGCGCTGCCTTGAATGTGGAAATCAATCTTAGAGCTATCAAGGATGAATCCTTCGTTCATCATACTCGAAATACTCTGAAGGGATACCTTGAAAATAGGGGCGCGCGCAAGGAGGAGGTGCTGAAACGAGTGGAAGCGAGACTCTAG
- the ftcD gene encoding glutamate formimidoyltransferase, which produces MRRLIECVPNISEGRRPEVVEQVVSAIRDVPGIYMLDVETDADHNRAVLTFCGEPEPVLEAAFQTVKMAAQLIDLHQHRGQHPRIGAADVVPLVPLSGVTMEECVPLARQLGRRIGAELQIPVYLYSEAATRPERRNLADIRRGEFESLEAEIATNPARQPDFGPSRVTGAGATAVGVRLPLIAFNVNLATDDVSIAKAIARTVRESSGGLPYVKAIGLPIADRNIVQVSLNMTNYRETPLFQAFEAIKVAAAKYGVTILESEIVGLVPGEALVQVAKHYLQLERFDPRQVLENRLQEALGDN; this is translated from the coding sequence ATGCGCAGGCTTATCGAATGTGTGCCAAACATCAGCGAGGGACGTCGTCCAGAGGTGGTGGAGCAGGTGGTCTCAGCCATCCGAGATGTGCCGGGCATCTATATGTTGGATGTGGAGACGGATGCAGACCACAACCGCGCTGTGCTGACCTTTTGTGGCGAGCCTGAACCAGTCCTGGAGGCCGCTTTTCAAACGGTTAAGATGGCAGCGCAATTGATCGATCTTCACCAACACCGCGGACAGCACCCACGCATAGGTGCAGCGGATGTAGTGCCACTGGTGCCTCTCAGCGGCGTCACCATGGAAGAATGTGTCCCCCTGGCCAGACAGTTGGGACGCCGTATCGGCGCAGAGCTGCAAATTCCGGTCTACCTCTATAGCGAGGCAGCGACGCGACCGGAGCGCCGCAACCTGGCCGACATCAGACGGGGAGAGTTTGAATCTCTGGAGGCGGAGATCGCCACCAATCCGGCGCGACAGCCCGACTTCGGCCCATCCAGGGTTACCGGAGCGGGGGCGACGGCCGTCGGGGTCCGCCTGCCCCTGATCGCCTTCAATGTGAACCTGGCCACAGACGATGTCAGCATAGCCAAGGCCATCGCTCGAACGGTTCGGGAGTCTAGCGGGGGGTTGCCCTACGTTAAAGCCATCGGTTTGCCCATAGCCGACCGGAACATCGTGCAGGTATCGCTGAACATGACCAACTATCGAGAGACACCGCTATTTCAGGCTTTCGAAGCCATCAAGGTGGCGGCAGCCAAATACGGGGTGACTATACTGGAGAGTGAAATTGTCGGCCTGGTTCCGGGCGAGGCTCTGGTTCAGGTAGCGAAACATTATCTTCAGCTAGAACGGTTCGATCCGAGGCAGGTCCTCGAGAATCGTCTCCAGGAAGCGCTGGGCGATAACTGA
- the hutI gene encoding imidazolonepropionase, translated as MDKSERQPVEIVIYNAAELVTVSHRGPGPKRGAQMDELGIIPQGALAIRQGRITAVGPSEEIMGHLETSSDTLVINASQKVVLPGFVDPHTHLVFAGSREDEFARRIAGEDYQQILAAGGGILNTMRATRTAEPQELARLAWHRLNTMLLHGTTTAEAKSGYGLNTADEIKSLEVIRQLAQHHPITLVPTFLGAHAVPPEFHGAPDAYIDHLIMETLPAVVAGGLAVYCDVFCEQGVFNVDQSRRLLAAAKASGLGVRIHADEFASIGATPLAVEMGAASADHLTALTEEDARLLATSDVVATLLPGTSFTLRHAYAPARRLIAEGVAVALATDLNPGTYMSESMSLVIALACVGMQLTPAQAIVASTLNAACALEQGDKIGGLQPGKMADIIILNIPNHKHLPYHLGINQVDTVIKAGRVVVQNSRLAPDLERPPQLFV; from the coding sequence GTGGATAAGAGCGAAAGGCAGCCTGTGGAGATTGTGATCTATAATGCTGCTGAGTTGGTGACTGTCAGCCACAGGGGACCAGGCCCCAAACGCGGTGCGCAAATGGACGAGCTGGGCATCATCCCCCAGGGCGCTCTGGCTATTCGACAAGGACGCATCACTGCGGTAGGCCCCAGCGAGGAGATCATGGGCCATCTCGAGACGTCGTCTGACACCCTAGTCATCAATGCCTCCCAAAAAGTGGTCTTGCCCGGCTTCGTTGATCCCCACACGCATCTGGTCTTCGCTGGCTCCCGAGAGGACGAGTTCGCGCGGCGCATAGCTGGGGAGGATTATCAGCAGATTCTGGCCGCCGGGGGAGGCATCCTCAATACGATGCGGGCTACCAGAACAGCCGAACCTCAGGAGCTAGCCAGGCTGGCCTGGCACAGGCTGAACACTATGCTTCTCCACGGCACCACTACAGCTGAAGCCAAGAGTGGCTACGGACTGAATACGGCGGATGAGATTAAATCGTTGGAGGTGATTCGCCAGCTTGCGCAACATCATCCTATCACCCTGGTACCCACCTTCCTGGGAGCGCACGCCGTTCCTCCCGAATTTCATGGCGCGCCTGATGCCTACATTGATCACCTTATCATGGAGACGCTGCCGGCTGTGGTTGCTGGGGGACTGGCCGTTTACTGCGATGTCTTCTGCGAACAGGGGGTATTCAACGTCGACCAATCCCGTCGCCTCCTGGCGGCTGCCAAAGCGTCCGGGCTAGGAGTGAGAATCCACGCTGATGAATTTGCCTCGATTGGCGCCACCCCTTTGGCTGTGGAGATGGGAGCGGCCTCCGCTGACCATCTGACTGCCCTGACAGAAGAGGATGCCCGGCTGCTGGCCACCAGTGATGTCGTGGCTACCCTGTTGCCCGGCACCTCCTTCACCCTGCGGCACGCCTATGCGCCGGCCAGAAGGCTCATCGCCGAAGGGGTGGCGGTCGCTCTGGCTACCGATCTAAACCCAGGCACCTATATGAGCGAGTCGATGTCGCTGGTTATAGCCCTTGCCTGTGTAGGCATGCAGCTTACTCCAGCTCAGGCGATCGTGGCCAGCACCCTCAACGCTGCCTGTGCTCTTGAGCAGGGCGACAAGATAGGTGGCCTACAGCCGGGCAAGATGGCTGATATCATCATTCTAAATATCCCTAACCATAAGCATTTGCCCTATCATCTGGGAATAAACCAGGTCGATACAGTCATAAAGGCGGGGCGTGTAGTAGTGCAAAACAGTCGGCTGGCGCCTGACTTAGAGAGACCACCCCAGTTATTTGTCTAG
- a CDS encoding ABC transporter substrate-binding protein, which yields MGRRKLLTLAIGFLVVVGLVSSSCGLAPAAKDQITVAQGVDATTMDPMMHTIATTNNVLRHIYEPLIDRDQELKMQPCLAESWRAVNDKTWEFKLRKGVKFTNGEEFNAETVKFTVERVLDPATKARIRPNYTPIKEVKIIDPYTIQLITDKPFPILPAFMTQLLMMPPKYVKEKGNEVVASQPVGTGPYVLKQWLKDDKIILEANKDYWGKPPKIKTVIFRPIPENAARIAELKTGGVDVITNVPPMEAKSLEGDPNIQVLSAPSVRVIYIAIRCDQGGPLANPKVRQALNSAVDVDTIIKDLLLGQGYRIASPLTPLFFGYNPEVKPYPYDPERAKKLLAEAGYPNGFEVNFDTSVGRYLMDKEVAEAVAGYLAKVGVKANLKVLEWGVYTEMRVSRKVDPLYFLGWGNTTFDADGQIRQVMHSKGASSFYSNAALDKLLDEARFTIDEKKRLEDYHKASKLIHEEAPWIFLYQQVDIYAARKNVDWKPRSDELVSMYGVSFK from the coding sequence ATGGGACGAAGAAAATTGTTGACGTTAGCTATCGGATTCCTGGTCGTAGTTGGCCTAGTTTCATCATCCTGTGGCCTGGCACCAGCCGCCAAGGATCAAATAACCGTAGCCCAAGGCGTCGATGCTACCACGATGGACCCGATGATGCACACTATAGCCACCACCAATAATGTGCTCAGACACATTTATGAGCCCTTAATTGATCGAGATCAGGAACTGAAGATGCAGCCCTGTTTAGCTGAATCCTGGAGGGCAGTGAACGATAAGACCTGGGAGTTCAAATTGCGCAAGGGGGTCAAATTCACCAATGGCGAAGAGTTCAACGCCGAGACCGTCAAGTTTACCGTCGAACGGGTGTTGGATCCAGCCACCAAAGCCCGCATCCGACCGAATTATACCCCCATCAAAGAGGTTAAGATCATCGACCCTTATACCATCCAACTCATCACGGACAAGCCCTTCCCGATCCTGCCGGCCTTCATGACTCAGCTACTGATGATGCCCCCTAAGTATGTTAAGGAGAAGGGCAATGAGGTTGTGGCCAGTCAGCCGGTGGGCACGGGCCCGTATGTCCTAAAGCAATGGCTTAAGGATGACAAAATCATCCTGGAAGCCAATAAGGATTATTGGGGGAAACCACCCAAGATTAAGACGGTGATCTTCCGTCCGATTCCAGAGAATGCGGCCCGCATCGCCGAGCTGAAGACTGGTGGGGTAGATGTTATCACCAACGTGCCCCCGATGGAGGCTAAGAGCCTGGAAGGCGATCCGAACATCCAGGTTTTGTCTGCGCCAAGCGTGCGGGTGATCTACATCGCCATCCGCTGTGATCAGGGTGGCCCCCTGGCCAACCCGAAGGTGCGCCAGGCCCTCAACTCTGCGGTGGATGTAGACACCATCATTAAGGACCTGCTCTTGGGCCAGGGCTATCGGATCGCTTCCCCATTAACACCACTCTTCTTCGGTTACAATCCAGAAGTGAAGCCCTATCCCTACGATCCGGAGCGGGCCAAGAAGCTGCTGGCCGAAGCCGGTTATCCCAATGGTTTTGAGGTCAACTTCGACACTTCGGTGGGACGTTATCTCATGGACAAAGAGGTGGCCGAGGCCGTGGCTGGCTATCTGGCAAAGGTGGGAGTGAAGGCTAATCTTAAGGTCCTGGAATGGGGCGTCTATACAGAGATGAGGGTCTCACGTAAAGTTGACCCCCTTTACTTCCTCGGTTGGGGCAACACCACCTTCGATGCTGATGGACAGATTCGCCAGGTAATGCATAGCAAGGGAGCCAGCTCCTTCTACAGCAATGCGGCGCTGGACAAGCTCCTGGATGAGGCCCGTTTCACCATCGATGAGAAGAAACGTTTAGAGGACTACCACAAGGCTTCCAAGTTGATCCATGAGGAAGCACCCTGGATCTTCTTATACCAGCAGGTCGATATTTATGCCGCGCGCAAGAATGTGGATTGGAAGCCACGCTCTGACGAGCTGGTCTCCATGTATGGTGTCTCCTTTAAGTGA
- a CDS encoding ABC transporter permease, with the protein MAAAQRRTLPSVLLLRLQRSKTALLGLTIVLVVIASALLAGYLAPHDPTAQNLSKRLLPPFWMSGNMEYLLGTDPLGRDILSRIIYGSRISLLVGLCSVAISGTIGVFLGLLSGYYGGRADSFIMRLADIQLGVPFLVLAIAVVAMLQPGLRNIIIVLGLTGWVLYGRIVRGEVLSVKEREFVEAARAIGAQNHRIIRLHILPNVSTSIIVVGTLQVAHMIIAEASLSFLGLGVQPPTPTWGGMVADGRDYLALAWWVSTVPGVAIFLTVLGINLLGDWLRDSLDPTLKL; encoded by the coding sequence TTGGCTGCTGCCCAGCGGAGAACGCTCCCCAGCGTCCTTTTACTGCGCCTGCAACGGAGTAAGACGGCCCTCCTTGGCCTGACGATAGTCCTGGTCGTCATCGCCAGCGCCCTGCTGGCCGGTTATCTGGCTCCTCATGATCCGACAGCCCAAAACCTTTCGAAACGTTTGCTGCCCCCCTTCTGGATGTCAGGGAATATGGAATATCTCTTGGGGACAGATCCGCTTGGCCGGGATATCTTAAGCCGTATCATTTATGGCTCACGTATCTCCTTGTTGGTTGGGCTGTGTTCGGTAGCCATTTCAGGTACCATCGGCGTCTTCCTGGGATTACTGTCCGGCTATTATGGAGGAAGGGCTGACAGCTTCATCATGCGGCTGGCTGATATTCAGCTGGGCGTTCCCTTTCTGGTGCTGGCCATAGCCGTGGTGGCTATGTTGCAGCCAGGTTTGAGAAATATCATCATCGTTTTAGGACTTACAGGGTGGGTGCTCTATGGGCGTATCGTTCGTGGCGAGGTCTTATCAGTTAAAGAGAGGGAATTCGTTGAGGCGGCGCGAGCTATAGGAGCGCAAAATCACCGCATCATCCGGCTTCATATCCTACCTAATGTCAGCACCTCGATCATCGTGGTGGGCACTTTACAGGTAGCCCATATGATCATCGCTGAGGCGTCGCTCAGCTTCCTGGGTTTAGGGGTACAGCCACCTACGCCCACGTGGGGGGGCATGGTTGCCGACGGGCGTGACTACCTCGCTCTCGCCTGGTGGGTTTCCACTGTCCCCGGAGTGGCCATCTTTCTCACCGTATTAGGCATCAATTTGCTTGGTGATTGGCTGCGCGATAGCCTTGATCCTACCCTGAAGCTATGA
- a CDS encoding ABC transporter permease, translating into MFQYLIRRVLHSLLVVLGVSMIVFTLLYLTGDPAPLMLPMEATVQDIAEFRHRMGFDRPLYEQYFLFLSRVVHGDFGNSLRHGQPALQLVLDRLPATLELTLAALFISLLIAIPAGIISALKKDSVYDAGAMLMALTGQCMPSFWLGILLILIFAVGLRLLPASGRGGIDHLILPAITLGMATAAVKTRLLRSSLLEVLSKDYVRTARAKGLAEKVVLLRHALKNAAIPVVTVIGLQMGTLMGGAIITETVFAYPGMGLLAIQAIRNRDIPVVQAFVMVIAVVIILMNLLVDLFYTYLDPRVKYT; encoded by the coding sequence ATGTTTCAGTACCTGATACGAAGAGTGCTGCACTCACTGCTGGTGGTTCTCGGCGTTTCAATGATCGTCTTCACCCTGCTCTATCTTACGGGTGACCCAGCTCCCCTGATGCTGCCCATGGAGGCCACGGTGCAGGATATTGCCGAGTTTCGTCACCGCATGGGCTTCGACCGACCACTCTATGAGCAATACTTTCTCTTCCTCAGCCGGGTGGTCCACGGAGATTTTGGAAACTCGTTAAGGCATGGACAGCCGGCGCTTCAACTGGTTCTAGACCGCTTACCGGCCACGCTGGAACTCACCCTGGCGGCTTTATTCATATCCCTACTCATCGCTATCCCGGCTGGCATCATCTCCGCCCTTAAGAAGGATAGTGTTTACGATGCTGGTGCTATGCTGATGGCCCTAACCGGACAGTGCATGCCTTCCTTCTGGTTAGGGATTCTGCTCATCCTGATCTTTGCGGTTGGGCTGCGGCTCCTACCTGCCTCTGGCCGTGGGGGGATCGACCATCTGATCCTCCCGGCCATAACCTTGGGCATGGCTACAGCTGCGGTAAAAACACGTCTCCTTCGCTCCAGCCTTCTGGAGGTGTTGAGTAAGGACTATGTACGCACCGCTCGGGCTAAGGGGCTGGCCGAAAAAGTCGTTCTGCTCCGCCATGCCCTAAAGAATGCGGCCATCCCGGTGGTTACAGTCATCGGTTTGCAGATGGGAACTCTGATGGGAGGGGCTATCATCACCGAGACCGTGTTCGCCTATCCTGGTATGGGATTACTGGCTATCCAGGCCATCCGCAACCGCGATATCCCAGTGGTACAGGCCTTCGTGATGGTGATCGCCGTGGTGATCATACTAATGAACTTATTAGTGGATCTGTTCTACACCTACCTGGATCCACGGGTCAAATATACCTAG
- a CDS encoding 4Fe-4S binding protein, giving the protein MSLEVAIERCTSCGLCVERCPLDCLRLDERELPVLKYAECWYCGACEVECPEKALTVQLPFLIR; this is encoded by the coding sequence ATGAGTCTGGAGGTGGCCATAGAGCGCTGTACGTCCTGCGGGCTGTGTGTCGAACGCTGTCCCTTAGATTGTCTTCGATTGGACGAGAGGGAACTCCCTGTTCTAAAATACGCGGAGTGCTGGTATTGCGGCGCTTGTGAGGTGGAGTGTCCGGAGAAGGCTCTAACGGTGCAATTGCCCTTTCTGATCCGTTAG